From the genome of Psychroserpens ponticola, one region includes:
- the tilS gene encoding tRNA lysidine(34) synthetase TilS: MLEQFQNHITNNLPFLKESKLLIAISGGLDSIVLTHLCYTLKFDITLAHCNFSLRGNESDQDENFVLEFAKTLNLEAFVEAFNTESYAETEKISIQMAARELRYLWFSDVAESLNFDYILTAHHADDNLETFLINLTRGTGLNGLTGIPEINDNIVRPLLPFSRDELERYTNKINLKWREDSSNASDKYLRNKLRHQVIPHLKEANPELLQNFKKTLQNLNDSIDIVDESVEEVLNRAIASVDEYQITYKISEFKKLNSPRAYLYEIFKDYGFTEWNDVIDLLDAQSGKQVLSKTHRLIKNRARLILTDLCHSEQSKESFDIKTDDKTCQLPIGTLFFDEVDAISESSKTIIFVDNDKLEFPLHIRQWENGDIFHPQGMNGKKKLSKYFKDEKLSLTDKEKVWLLTSEDKIVWVIGMRTDSRFKITEKTNHILKIEIK, translated from the coding sequence TTGTTAGAGCAATTTCAAAATCATATCACTAATAATCTTCCTTTTCTAAAAGAAAGTAAGCTTCTTATTGCAATTTCTGGAGGTTTGGATAGTATTGTTTTGACGCATTTATGTTACACTTTGAAGTTCGACATAACCTTAGCACATTGTAATTTTAGTTTACGAGGAAATGAAAGTGATCAGGATGAAAATTTTGTTTTAGAATTTGCTAAAACCTTAAATCTAGAAGCCTTTGTAGAAGCTTTCAACACTGAGTCTTATGCTGAAACCGAGAAAATTTCAATTCAAATGGCTGCTAGAGAATTGCGATACCTTTGGTTTTCTGATGTGGCAGAAAGTTTGAATTTCGATTACATCTTAACAGCACATCATGCTGATGATAATCTAGAAACCTTTCTAATCAATTTAACTCGAGGAACTGGTCTCAATGGTTTAACAGGCATTCCTGAAATTAATGATAATATAGTCAGACCGTTATTGCCTTTTTCTAGAGATGAATTAGAGCGTTATACAAATAAAATTAATTTAAAATGGCGAGAGGATAGTAGTAATGCTTCAGATAAGTACCTTCGGAATAAATTACGACATCAAGTCATTCCTCATCTTAAAGAAGCGAATCCAGAATTACTTCAGAATTTTAAAAAGACACTTCAAAATTTAAATGATTCAATTGATATTGTCGATGAAAGTGTTGAAGAGGTTTTAAATCGTGCTATTGCTTCTGTTGATGAATATCAAATCACTTATAAAATTTCAGAATTTAAAAAGCTTAATAGCCCAAGAGCATATCTCTATGAAATATTTAAAGATTATGGGTTTACCGAATGGAACGATGTGATTGATTTATTAGATGCACAATCAGGAAAACAAGTGCTGTCAAAAACACATCGATTGATAAAAAATAGAGCGCGTTTAATTCTTACAGATTTATGTCATTCAGAGCAAAGTAAAGAATCTTTTGATATTAAAACTGATGATAAAACTTGTCAATTGCCTATTGGGACTTTGTTTTTTGATGAAGTTGATGCTATTTCTGAATCTTCAAAGACTATAATATTTGTTGATAATGACAAGTTGGAATTCCCTTTACATATTCGTCAATGGGAAAATGGTGATATTTTCCATCCGCAAGGAATGAATGGTAAAAAGAAACTCAGTAAATATTTTAAAGACGAGAAATTATCTTTAACAGATAAAGAAAAAGTGTGGTTACTCACTTCGGAAGATAAAATTGTTTGGGTTATTGGAATGCGAACAGATAGTCGGTTTAAAATCACTGAAAAGACAAATCATATATTAAAAATTGAAATTAAATAA